AAGAACTCCTCTGGCAGAGTAGAGACGGTTTAACCAGATGAAAATAAAAAAAAGCAGCAGATTGGGATATACACACACGCTAATGAACTTGGAGAATAATTTCAAATCCAATAGCTGGTCAAAAAATATATTCAGCGGATAATTGGCAAATTTCACAAGATAAAATACCACCATGACAATTAACGGCCATCCTATACCCAATATAATTCCAAGTCTCAGAGAATCCCATCTCTTCCTGCTAATCATAACCGATATCCTTCAGCCTTTTCATTGCCTCGTAATCAGTAAGATCTACCTTGATGGGAACAACTGAAATATATCCATTGGCAAGGGCCCACTCATCGGTATCGGCTGCCCCGTTCTCATGGTTTTCAAAATATCCGGTAAGCCAAAAATATTCACCGGCCCGGGGATCGAGCCGTTTTTCAAATTCCTCGCGCCATACGCCTTTTGCCTGACGGCATATTTTTATTCCCTTGATCTCCTCGGCGGGAATTGACGGCGCGTTAACATTCAAACAGGTTCCCTTCGGAAGGCCTTTTTCCAGTGTATGTTGAACAATCTTTCTTCCGTATTCAACAGTTCCGGTAAAGTCGGCATCCGGATCGAAATCTAGCAAAGAAAAACCAATGGAAGGGATCTCATTCAGGCATGCTTCAATAACGGCCCCCATCGTTCCGGAATACATCACACTCACAGAGGCATTGGAACCATGATTGATACCAGAAACAACCAGATCGGGATCCCTGGGAAGTATTTCGCCAAAAGCCAGCTTAACAGAATCGACTGGGGTACCCGAACATCCATATACCTGAACATTCTCCGATTCTCTGAGCTTTCTGTACCTGATCGGTACCTCTACTGTGATGGAATGAGACTTTCCCGAATGCACATAAAAAGGAGCTACCGCATATATCGATCCAAATGGACGTACCATTTCTATCAACGAGTTGAAGCCCTTCGCCTCCACTCCATCATCATTCGTTACCAGGATTAAAGGTCTCTTTTTGTCCAATGTTTATCACCAGTTGGTTTAATGTTATGCAAAGATATGGAAATGTCTATAATTATCAATATCCATCGGCCAAATCTTGTTCTTAATTTTGTCCAAATATTTTTTAATTTTGTCACCTCTATACAGCACCGAATCATAAAATGAATTCCTGAAAACAATTTGTTGCAATGAAAATCTCTTATAACTGGCTAAAAGATTACGTGGATACAAGTTTATCGCCCGAAGAAGTGGCGCAGATTTTAACCAACACAGGCCTGGAGGTGGAAGGCAGGGAAGCTTTTCAGTCTGTGGAAGGCGGACTGGAGGGACTGGTAATTGGCCGGGTTACTTCCTGCAAGAGCCACCCCAAAGCAGATAACCTGAGCATTACCACCGTGGATGTGGGAATGGACCGCGAACTACCCATTGTATGTGGAGCACCGAATGTAGCCGAAGGTCAGAAGGTGGTGGTGGCCAAGCCGGGAACCAAGCTATTCATGAACGGTAAGCGAACAGAACTCAAAAAAACCAAAATACGGGGAGAAGTTTCAGAAGGTATGATCTGCGCAGAGGATGAGGTCGGTCTGGGAGATGACCACGAAGGGATTATTGTATTAGATGACGACGCCCCCTTAGGCGGAAAGGTAAAAGATTACTTTCATTTTGAAGAGGATACCGTTTTGGAAATCGACCTCACCCCCAACCGCATCGACGGTGCCTCCCATATTGGCGTAGCCCGGGACCTTTTGGCATACCTCAGGCAGAAAGAAGATATAAAATTAAAGAAACCATCCGTAGACCACTTCAAAAAAGACGATGATAACCTGAAGATTGATGTGGAAATCGTTAACAGGGAAGCCTGCCCGCGATATTCCGGAGTTACCCTCACCAACGTAAATGTGGAACCTTCCCCTGAATGGTTACAAAACCGTTTAAAGGCAGTAGGGCTTAATCCCATTAACAACCTGGTGGATATATCCAACTTTGTATTGCTGGAAACCGGTCAGCCCCTCCACTTTTTTGATGCGGATAAAATAAAGGACAATAAGGTCCTCATCCAAAAACTTAGTGAGGGAACCCCGTTTATCTCTCTTGATAAACAGGAAATCAAATTATCCGCAGAAGACCTTATGATCTGCGATACCGAAAAACCCATGTGTATTGCTGGGGTCCTTGGCGGAACCAATTCCGGTGTAACTGAGCATACCAAAAACCTTTTTATCGAGAGTGCTTACTTTGATCCGAGACACATTAGAAATACGGCCAAACGGCACATTCTCAATACAGATGCTTCATACCGTTTCGAAAGAGGCGCCGACCCGAACAATACCGTTTACGCCCTGAAAAGAGCTGCACTCATGGTGAAAGAGATCGCAGGGGGCAACATTTCTTCAGAAATTGTGGACGAATATCCCGATCCCATAGACAAAGCACCGGTAGATCTAAACTTCGACAACCTTGTCAGGTTGACAGGAATGGAAATTCCCCTGCCTGTTTTGAGAACGATATTACCGGCTCTGGATATTGAGATCGAAGAAGAAACCGAACGGGGGATGAAGTTACGCATCCCCACTTACCGGGTAGATGTCACCAGGGAGGTGGATGTGATCGAGGAAATACTGAGAATCTACGGATACAACAGAATTGAAACTCCGGAAAAGCTAAACGCCACATTAACTTATTCGGAAGGTACCGACCGGGAACAATATACGGACGTTATCTCCACGTTGCTCACAGGGAAAGGGTTTACTGAAATCATGTCCAATTCCCTGACCAAATCTGCTTATTATAATGACCTTACCACCTTCCCGGAAAACAACCTGGTGTATCTCCATAACCCCCTTAGCAGCGATCTCAACAGTATGAGGCAAACATTGCTCTTCGGTGGACTGGAAGCTGTGGCCCATAACATCAACCATCAAAGGCCGGATCTGAAGGTTTTCGAGATCGGGAACTGCTATTCCCGTGAATCAACCAATGAATCAGATGATGCACTAAAAGGATTTCATGAGGAAAGCCATCTGGGATTATTCATTTCGGGCCAATTTACCGGCGAAAGCTGGATACAAAAACAAAAACCTGCCGATTTCTTCCACATGAAAGGTTATGTGGAAAACATCCTGGATAAACTGGGCTTCCATATGCGACAGTTTAAAATGGAAGAACTCGAGACCGACATTTTTGACCAGGGCCTCAGGTACAAGCTGAAAAAACATACCGTTGCCGAGGTGGGTATGGTACATCAAAACATCCTGAACAAGCTGGATATTGAGATCCCTGTTTATTTCGGCGACATATACTGGGGCAAGGCAATGGAGCTGGCCGAAAACAACCGGGTAGAATATAAAGAGATCCCCAAATATCCACATGTTAGAAGAGATCTGGCATTGCTTCTCAATGAAGATATCCGTTTCAAACAGATCGAAGATCTGGCCTACAAAACAGAAAGAAAGTTCCTGAAAGATGTATCGCTTTTTGATGTTTATCAAGGGGAAAAACTGGGGGAAAACAAAAAGTCATACGCAGTCAGCTTTATACTGCAGGATGAAAAGCAAACGCTGAAGGAGAAACACATCGACAAGATCATGAAAAAACTCATCAACACGTTCAGGGAACAACTGGGTGCGGAGATAAGATAATGATTGGGTGCCTGCCCGCCAAAACGGAGTGGAGGCGGGATTGGTTGATTGATTAGATTGGGTGCAGGAAGACGGGAAAACGAGAAGATGGGAAGAGGAGAAGACGAGAAAACGAGAAGACGGGAAGAGGAGAAGATGGGAAGAGGAGAAATGAATAAAATTGTTACATTGTTATATTGTCAAATTGTTGGAATGGGTCGAAGGCGAGGCTAAGAACTACTACTGACTGACTTTTATCGCAACAGCCTGAACCTCTTTAGGCAATAAATTAGCTGCATAATGTTTGATGGTTCATTCATATTGGAGGCTAAGTTAACAATTCTATATATTTTCCAATATGGCTACCCTCACCATATCAAACACTGCTTCAAAATCCTGAGAAAAATTTATTTCCAATGCTCAAAAAGCGGTCCCTTCTCACCGTAAAGCGGGTCCTGATCAGGAAGACCTACCTGGGAGATGTTATC
The nucleotide sequence above comes from Bacteroidales bacterium. Encoded proteins:
- a CDS encoding phenylalanine--tRNA ligase subunit beta; this translates as MKISYNWLKDYVDTSLSPEEVAQILTNTGLEVEGREAFQSVEGGLEGLVIGRVTSCKSHPKADNLSITTVDVGMDRELPIVCGAPNVAEGQKVVVAKPGTKLFMNGKRTELKKTKIRGEVSEGMICAEDEVGLGDDHEGIIVLDDDAPLGGKVKDYFHFEEDTVLEIDLTPNRIDGASHIGVARDLLAYLRQKEDIKLKKPSVDHFKKDDDNLKIDVEIVNREACPRYSGVTLTNVNVEPSPEWLQNRLKAVGLNPINNLVDISNFVLLETGQPLHFFDADKIKDNKVLIQKLSEGTPFISLDKQEIKLSAEDLMICDTEKPMCIAGVLGGTNSGVTEHTKNLFIESAYFDPRHIRNTAKRHILNTDASYRFERGADPNNTVYALKRAALMVKEIAGGNISSEIVDEYPDPIDKAPVDLNFDNLVRLTGMEIPLPVLRTILPALDIEIEEETERGMKLRIPTYRVDVTREVDVIEEILRIYGYNRIETPEKLNATLTYSEGTDREQYTDVISTLLTGKGFTEIMSNSLTKSAYYNDLTTFPENNLVYLHNPLSSDLNSMRQTLLFGGLEAVAHNINHQRPDLKVFEIGNCYSRESTNESDDALKGFHEESHLGLFISGQFTGESWIQKQKPADFFHMKGYVENILDKLGFHMRQFKMEELETDIFDQGLRYKLKKHTVAEVGMVHQNILNKLDIEIPVYFGDIYWGKAMELAENNRVEYKEIPKYPHVRRDLALLLNEDIRFKQIEDLAYKTERKFLKDVSLFDVYQGEKLGENKKSYAVSFILQDEKQTLKEKHIDKIMKKLINTFREQLGAEIR
- the surE gene encoding 5'/3'-nucleotidase SurE gives rise to the protein MDKKRPLILVTNDDGVEAKGFNSLIEMVRPFGSIYAVAPFYVHSGKSHSITVEVPIRYRKLRESENVQVYGCSGTPVDSVKLAFGEILPRDPDLVVSGINHGSNASVSVMYSGTMGAVIEACLNEIPSIGFSLLDFDPDADFTGTVEYGRKIVQHTLEKGLPKGTCLNVNAPSIPAEEIKGIKICRQAKGVWREEFEKRLDPRAGEYFWLTGYFENHENGAADTDEWALANGYISVVPIKVDLTDYEAMKRLKDIGYD